One region of Skermanella mucosa genomic DNA includes:
- a CDS encoding ComEC/Rec2 family competence protein has product MTVNKLSFFASGNGDSVLLKAGGTTIMTDIHYCQGHADPDDDSKPDFTPQIRDACTDDCLDLFVLTHPDKDHVRGAGDVFYLGPPEDWVSDPDEGDPLILIKEIWCSPYAANGAYDEDESKLILGEIRRRKELQSTPAADKDGNRLVVRSVDDAVVSGRFGNAEWRVLAPTQAEAHIPEPKKGELRESCNPTSLGIRWTVTVNGGKNHILLLGDATVAVLERIHDKILLKDPAALDWHVLLAVHHCSRRSLGWVVNPGKDEEFIESKKALKVLGRQLGSGYVVSSSRRFGRDVTPPSSHARNRYYKILAETDDLTKVMQADRDRFLVTGSNGDGKPEHVIFDLTASGPSRRKQAKPLAAPAVASSVGGGGSYG; this is encoded by the coding sequence ATGACCGTAAACAAGCTGAGCTTCTTCGCATCGGGGAATGGCGACAGCGTGCTGCTCAAGGCGGGCGGCACGACGATCATGACTGACATCCACTACTGCCAGGGCCATGCGGATCCCGACGACGATTCGAAACCGGACTTCACCCCGCAGATCCGCGATGCCTGCACGGACGACTGCCTCGACCTGTTCGTGTTGACCCACCCCGACAAGGATCACGTGCGGGGCGCCGGCGACGTCTTCTACCTCGGCCCGCCCGAGGACTGGGTCAGCGATCCCGACGAGGGGGATCCCTTAATTCTGATCAAGGAGATCTGGTGCAGCCCCTATGCGGCCAACGGCGCCTATGACGAGGACGAATCGAAGCTGATCCTGGGCGAGATCAGGCGGCGCAAGGAGCTGCAGAGTACCCCGGCCGCCGATAAGGATGGCAACAGGCTCGTGGTCCGGAGCGTGGACGACGCTGTCGTGTCGGGTCGCTTCGGGAACGCGGAATGGAGGGTTCTCGCCCCCACCCAGGCGGAAGCGCACATCCCAGAACCCAAGAAAGGCGAGCTGCGGGAGAGCTGCAACCCCACGAGCCTCGGGATCCGCTGGACCGTGACCGTGAACGGAGGGAAGAACCACATCCTGCTGCTCGGCGATGCAACGGTCGCAGTCCTCGAGCGGATCCATGATAAGATCCTGCTCAAGGACCCGGCGGCCCTGGACTGGCACGTCCTGCTGGCGGTGCATCACTGCTCGCGGCGGTCCCTAGGCTGGGTGGTGAATCCCGGCAAAGACGAGGAGTTCATTGAATCCAAGAAAGCGCTGAAGGTCCTCGGTCGGCAGCTCGGCTCCGGTTACGTCGTCTCGTCCAGCCGCCGGTTCGGCCGGGACGTCACGCCGCCCAGCAGCCACGCCAGGAACAGGTACTACAAGATCCTGGCGGAAACCGACGATCTGACCAAGGTGATGCAGGCCGACCGGGACCGCTTCCTGGTGACCGGCTCTAACGGCGACGGCAAGCCCGAGCACGTTATCTTCGACCTTACGGCGAGTGGTCCGTCGCGCCGCAAGCAGGCCAAGCCGCTCGCCGCGCCCGCGGTGGCCTCGTCCGTGGGAGGCGGCGGCAGCTATGGGTGA
- a CDS encoding transposase, whose translation MRIVAEAAAPGSSVSEVARRHDISRQNIYQWRCELKHKAVHPTGKAVFLPVEVTEDEPGPGAGCGGDVPGHPVEIGLRSGRTLRFAADIPDRVLMRLIRVAEAA comes from the coding sequence ATGCGGATTGTCGCCGAGGCTGCCGCTCCCGGGTCCAGCGTCTCGGAGGTGGCCCGCCGGCATGACATCTCCCGGCAGAACATCTATCAGTGGCGCTGCGAGTTGAAGCACAAGGCTGTCCATCCAACGGGTAAGGCCGTGTTCCTCCCGGTCGAAGTGACGGAGGACGAGCCGGGCCCGGGCGCTGGATGCGGCGGGGATGTGCCAGGCCACCCTGTCGAGATCGGGCTGCGCAGTGGCCGCACCCTCCGCTTTGCCGCCGACATTCCGGATCGCGTTCTGATGCGGCTGATCCGGGTCGCGGAGGCGGCATGA
- the tnpB gene encoding IS66 family insertion sequence element accessory protein TnpB (TnpB, as the term is used for proteins encoded by IS66 family insertion elements, is considered an accessory protein, since TnpC, encoded by a neighboring gene, is a DDE family transposase.): MIGPGTGVRVYLACGVTDLRKGIAGLAAVAQEHLRQAPGSGAVFAFRGRRGDRIKLLHWDGQGFCLYYKVLEQGRFPWPAPSDGSVRLTAAQLAMLWEGIDWRRPAWTSRPTRVG, translated from the coding sequence ATGATCGGCCCGGGCACCGGCGTTCGGGTTTATCTCGCCTGCGGGGTCACGGACCTGCGCAAGGGGATCGCCGGGCTGGCGGCGGTCGCGCAGGAGCATCTCCGGCAGGCCCCCGGCTCGGGTGCCGTCTTCGCCTTCCGGGGGCGTCGGGGCGACAGGATCAAGCTGCTCCACTGGGACGGCCAGGGGTTTTGCTTGTATTACAAGGTTCTCGAGCAGGGCCGCTTCCCCTGGCCAGCACCTTCGGACGGATCGGTACGGCTGACGGCGGCACAACTCGCAATGCTGTGGGAGGGAATAGACTGGAGACGTCCCGCCTGGACTTCCCGGCCGACGCGGGTCGGGTGA
- the tnpC gene encoding IS66 family transposase, with protein MQQQPDVLPDDPAALKAIILAQREEMARARASALAFEALVQALRIQIARLRRQRFGPSSERIDRELEQLQLTLEDVEVAIAANDASGEHSDARDAGEEPALPRGEPRRRGKPRLRDDAPRERIVLDPGDHCPDCGGPLRLLGEDLSEVLEFVAAKLKVIETRRPKKSCRLCERIVQEPAPPRPIRRGMAGPALLAHVLVSKFDDHLPLYRQGEIFARMGADIPRSTLIDWCGQAVATLRPLTDLIRAEVMRSDRLHADDTPIRVLDPGRRAVEGKPRGVKEGRIWVYLRDDRPWGGSDPPAVTYFFSPDRKGEHPQAHLAGFEGVLQADAYGGFRKLYEPGAEGHRRIREAACWAHLRRAFHDVWKSTGSPIAFEALERIGVLYDIEREITGRPAEERRRIRQERSRGPVEAFQAWCEDRLRRIPGKGDLPTAMRYFLKRVEAFSLFLEDGHVAIDNNPAERAIRPISVGRKNYLFAGSDAGGAVIADAMTIIETAKLSGLDPEAYLAAILDRIGDHLITRLHELLPWNWASSEALRAQVA; from the coding sequence ATGCAGCAGCAGCCCGATGTTCTGCCCGACGACCCAGCCGCCCTGAAGGCGATCATCCTCGCCCAGCGTGAGGAGATGGCCCGCGCCAGGGCGTCGGCGCTGGCCTTCGAGGCCCTGGTCCAGGCGCTTCGGATCCAGATCGCCAGGCTGCGGCGGCAGCGGTTCGGACCGAGTTCGGAGCGGATCGACCGTGAACTCGAGCAACTCCAGCTGACGCTCGAGGACGTCGAGGTGGCGATTGCCGCCAACGATGCTTCGGGCGAACATTCCGATGCCCGTGACGCCGGGGAGGAGCCGGCATTACCGAGAGGCGAACCCCGCCGGCGGGGTAAACCGCGCCTTCGCGACGACGCGCCGCGCGAGCGGATCGTGCTCGATCCCGGCGACCACTGCCCCGACTGCGGAGGCCCGCTTCGTCTGCTCGGCGAGGACTTGTCCGAGGTTCTCGAGTTCGTCGCGGCCAAGCTCAAGGTGATCGAGACCAGGAGGCCGAAGAAGTCCTGCCGGCTGTGCGAGAGGATCGTCCAGGAGCCGGCGCCGCCCCGGCCGATCCGGCGGGGAATGGCGGGTCCCGCCCTGCTGGCCCATGTCCTGGTCTCGAAGTTCGACGATCACCTTCCCCTGTACCGCCAGGGCGAGATCTTCGCCCGGATGGGGGCCGACATTCCCCGGTCCACCCTGATCGACTGGTGCGGCCAGGCGGTCGCGACCCTGCGGCCCCTGACCGACCTGATCCGCGCCGAGGTCATGCGGTCGGACCGGCTGCATGCCGATGATACGCCGATCCGCGTCCTTGATCCGGGACGCCGCGCCGTCGAGGGCAAACCCCGCGGGGTCAAGGAAGGGCGGATCTGGGTCTATCTCCGCGACGACCGGCCCTGGGGCGGGAGCGATCCGCCCGCCGTGACCTACTTCTTCTCGCCCGACCGCAAGGGCGAGCACCCGCAGGCCCATCTCGCGGGCTTCGAGGGCGTGTTGCAAGCCGATGCCTACGGCGGCTTCAGGAAGCTCTACGAGCCGGGCGCCGAGGGCCATCGGCGGATCCGCGAGGCGGCATGCTGGGCTCATCTGCGCCGCGCCTTCCACGACGTCTGGAAGTCCACCGGCTCCCCGATCGCCTTCGAGGCGCTGGAGCGGATCGGCGTCCTGTACGACATCGAGCGCGAGATCACCGGGCGGCCGGCGGAGGAGCGGCGCCGCATCCGGCAGGAGCGAAGCCGAGGTCCGGTCGAAGCCTTCCAGGCCTGGTGCGAGGACCGGCTCCGGCGCATCCCCGGCAAGGGCGACCTGCCGACGGCGATGCGCTACTTCCTCAAGCGCGTCGAGGCCTTCTCCCTGTTCCTCGAGGACGGGCACGTGGCGATTGACAACAACCCGGCCGAGCGGGCGATCCGGCCGATATCGGTCGGCAGGAAGAATTATCTCTTCGCCGGCTCGGACGCCGGCGGCGCCGTGATCGCGGACGCGATGACGATCATCGAGACGGCCAAGCTCTCGGGTCTCGATCCCGAGGCTTATCTCGCGGCCATACTCGACCGCATCGGCGACCATCTGATCACCCGACTGCACGAACTCCTGCCCTGGAACTGGGCCTCCAGCGAGGCGCTTCGGGCACAAGTCGCCTGA
- a CDS encoding adenylate/guanylate cyclase domain-containing protein — protein sequence MRQQQKSSKYGPALTKESHPQALGDCVGLSRDEARRFAPSYINLKTLFRFIWVGLGVLALAALYGALTGPSPKDGAIYAAVTVTVIGVPIVGYEVLFRRWLVFSPSRRWPFGLLVLIKSTGYAFWILLGTAIGSRLTHHSDGPPLTDLLAHRETIIATVLAAFVANVLLAAGRLLGSNVLFNFFVGRYHRPQHEVRLFLFLDVSNSTAIAETIGDLKFHAYLDDFFRIAGRVAFDCNGDVHDYIGDEIIVTWPVGKDSRDALMFFPLLKKRLDGSRSVFHQRYGHEIDYRAGMHLGPVVTGEVGEFKQKITFLGDTVNTAARLEQIARTSGSSILVSRSVLDQVPLPSEMKATPLGLMPVRGKSRPMEVVRLDFSAAAGL from the coding sequence GTGAGACAGCAACAAAAAAGCAGTAAATATGGTCCAGCTTTGACAAAAGAATCTCATCCACAAGCGTTGGGAGACTGCGTTGGGTTGTCGAGAGACGAGGCTCGCCGTTTCGCTCCAAGTTACATAAATTTAAAAACTTTATTCCGTTTCATCTGGGTTGGACTCGGTGTCCTAGCTCTAGCTGCACTTTATGGAGCCTTAACAGGTCCATCCCCAAAGGACGGCGCGATTTATGCCGCAGTCACAGTCACCGTGATAGGTGTTCCGATCGTGGGATACGAGGTTCTTTTCCGTCGCTGGCTGGTTTTTTCACCGAGCCGTCGATGGCCCTTCGGACTTCTCGTTCTGATTAAGTCAACCGGATATGCATTCTGGATTTTGCTTGGCACGGCGATCGGGTCGCGCCTAACCCACCACTCTGATGGCCCCCCACTGACGGATCTTTTGGCTCATAGGGAAACCATCATAGCCACGGTGCTTGCTGCCTTTGTCGCAAACGTATTGCTGGCCGCAGGTCGGCTTCTCGGATCTAATGTTCTATTCAACTTCTTTGTTGGCCGTTATCATCGGCCGCAGCATGAAGTGCGCCTATTTCTTTTCCTTGACGTTTCCAACTCCACAGCTATCGCTGAGACGATCGGTGATCTCAAATTTCACGCTTACCTGGATGATTTCTTCCGTATAGCTGGACGTGTGGCGTTCGATTGCAACGGTGATGTTCACGACTATATCGGAGATGAGATTATTGTTACTTGGCCAGTCGGGAAAGATAGCCGTGATGCGCTGATGTTCTTCCCCTTGCTCAAGAAGCGGTTGGATGGCAGTCGCTCAGTATTCCATCAGCGGTATGGTCATGAAATTGATTATAGGGCAGGAATGCATCTAGGGCCTGTGGTGACTGGGGAAGTTGGTGAGTTTAAGCAGAAGATCACCTTCCTTGGCGACACAGTGAACACGGCAGCTCGACTTGAGCAAATTGCCCGTACCAGTGGCAGTAGTATCCTTGTAAGTCGCTCTGTTCTTGACCAGGTTCCGCTACCTTCAGAGATGAAGGCGACACCACTCGGCCTGATGCCCGTCCGTGGCAAATCTCGACCTATGGAAGTCGTGCGTCTGGACTTCTCTGCGGCGGCAGGGCTCTGA
- a CDS encoding copper chaperone PCu(A)C, which translates to MTGTVRISTCGRALLKIFYNRIEISLPSFVLRWIAAWSLGGLMVLTIHPAFADESVDLGDIRIEAATATPTAKGGRSRVRFQITNNSRTDLHLLGISTPVAAKTELVARVGSENTSVLQSIGIPSEETLDLTTSHLHYEIYPLEKVLQSGDNFPITLHFRGWSKSTLVHVH; encoded by the coding sequence ATGACAGGCACAGTTAGAATTTCCACGTGCGGCCGAGCTTTATTGAAAATTTTCTACAATCGCATTGAAATTTCATTGCCATCATTCGTGCTGCGCTGGATTGCTGCTTGGTCTCTGGGAGGTTTGATGGTGCTCACGATACATCCCGCGTTTGCGGATGAGTCGGTAGATCTGGGCGACATACGTATAGAAGCCGCGACCGCAACGCCCACCGCGAAGGGTGGTCGATCGAGAGTGAGGTTCCAAATTACAAACAATAGCCGTACAGATCTCCATCTTCTTGGAATATCAACGCCCGTGGCAGCAAAGACAGAGCTTGTCGCACGCGTAGGCTCCGAAAACACTTCAGTCCTGCAATCTATTGGTATCCCGTCAGAAGAGACGTTGGATCTTACAACCTCCCACCTCCATTATGAGATTTACCCGCTGGAGAAAGTTCTTCAATCCGGAGATAATTTTCCGATAACATTGCACTTCAGGGGTTGGAGCAAAAGTACTTTGGTCCATGTTCATTGA
- a CDS encoding transposase, which yields MRATVAELVAGIIDRIEDRPPGPGRPPVPTAEVIETLRFFVREGVQWRALRAVDGRASGSTLRRRLDEWHRTALLHRVHAVLVRMARSGPDVTAWDVVVDSCSVRAKRGGELTGPNPTDRGKAGTKYHVVVATDGIPLAVIPSAASVHDTKLFSDLLRLAQVVCVAIGKLYADAGYDSAGALDNAECSTTAGFACVTASVPTFGKSVRRMGPGSVRSGASLSTAAPGCWPTNAWTEGTISWAGSSSPCSQPQPSSSSQTVSPGSENHA from the coding sequence ATGAGGGCGACGGTGGCGGAGTTGGTAGCGGGGATCATCGACCGGATTGAGGACCGGCCTCCTGGTCCCGGTCGTCCGCCAGTGCCCACCGCGGAAGTCATCGAGACGCTCCGCTTCTTCGTGCGCGAGGGTGTCCAATGGCGCGCGCTCCGAGCCGTCGACGGGCGCGCCTCAGGCTCTACTCTGCGTCGCCGCCTGGACGAGTGGCACAGAACGGCGCTGCTCCACCGGGTGCATGCCGTCCTCGTCCGCATGGCGCGCTCGGGTCCGGACGTCACCGCATGGGACGTCGTGGTCGATAGTTGCTCGGTGCGGGCCAAGAGAGGCGGCGAGCTGACTGGCCCGAACCCGACTGACCGCGGCAAAGCGGGGACCAAGTATCACGTCGTGGTCGCGACCGACGGCATCCCGCTGGCGGTCATCCCTTCCGCCGCCAGCGTCCACGACACGAAACTCTTCTCCGACCTGCTGCGTCTGGCCCAGGTCGTCTGCGTCGCCATTGGCAAGCTCTATGCTGACGCAGGCTACGACAGCGCCGGGGCTTTAGACAATGCCGAATGCAGTACAACCGCTGGCTTTGCTTGCGTGACGGCATCCGTCCCCACATTCGGAAAGTCGGTGAGGCGCATGGGTCCGGGCTCGGTAAGGTCCGGTGCATCGTTGAGCACGGCTGCGCCTGGCTGCTGGCCAACAAACGCCTGGACCGAAGGCACGATAAGCTGGGCCGGATCGTCCTCGCCCTGCTCACAGCCGCAGCCATCTTCTTCATCGCAAACCGTCTCACCCGGTTCTGAAAACCATGCCTAA